One Siniperca chuatsi isolate FFG_IHB_CAS linkage group LG3, ASM2008510v1, whole genome shotgun sequence genomic region harbors:
- the si:dkey-9i23.8 gene encoding visual pigment-like receptor peropsin isoform X1 gives MLCILCLPVSEWFNGTVFMERPWPEAEKWMLVAVLGLEMVMGVVGNCLVLLVKVMCRGQFCCRYSLPFISLTLSDLGCSLLIISGSLLAMLTEGQRSPWCEVVSLLKFAFITSSIGSIAVLCVQRLMGVASRGNALFVVMVTACLASWVTGVVFGSVPVFYAWIKYDPAEMLCAVFWESSYSDMLVYILCALTVCIFPPFLVIFFCSLLSATGCRSSCNSDDDEADLSAVTPLLVASYMLCYTPFVVSELILLGRMDLSPAPYWLRTLSSVMSYLDCGLNPLIYCSHQDFREAGLALLWTNRKPSSEPVLTAITKHDL, from the exons ATGCTCTGTATTCTTTGTCTTCCAGTGAGTGAGTGGTTTAATGGGACTGTGTTCATGGAACGCCCGTGGCCAGAGGCAGAAAAGTGGATGCTGGTGGCTGTGCTGGGACTGGAGATGGTCATGGGAGTGGTGGGAAACTGTCTTGTTCTGCTGGTCAAAGTCATG tgcaggGGTCAGTTCTGCTGTCGTTATTCGCTTCCTTTCATCAGTCTCACCTTGTCAGATTTAG GCTGCTCCCTCCTCATCATCTCCGGCTCCCTGTTGGCCATGCTGacagaaggtcagaggtcaccgtGGTGTGAAGTCGTCAGCCTGCTGAAGTTTGCCTTCATCACCTCCTCTATAGGGAGCATAG cTGTGCTCTGTGTGCAGCGGCTGATGGGCGTGGCATCCAGAGGAAATGCTCtctttgttgtcatggtgacagcGTGCTTGGCTTCTTGGGTGACAGGGGTGGTGTTTGGGAGTGTCCCTGTTTTCTATGCCTGGATCAA GTATGACCCTGCAGAGATGCTGTGTGCTGTCTTCTGGGAAAGCAGCTACTCAGACATGTTGGTCTACATACTCTGTGCTTTAACTGTCTGTATCTTCCCTCCCTTCCTGGTCATCTTCTTCTGCTCTCTACTGAGTGCCACCGGCTGCCGATCGAGCTGCAACAG tgatgatgatgaagcagATCTGTCTGCAGTCACTCCTCTGCTGGTGGCCTCCTACATGCTCTGCTACACTCCCTTTGTTGTGTCTGAG CTGATCCTACTGGGCAGGATGGACCTGTCACCGGCACCTTATTGGTTAAGGACACTGTCATCAGTGATGTCATACCTGGACTGTGGTCTGAATCCTCTAATCTACTGCTCCCATCAGGACTTCCGGGAGGCGGGCCTGGCCCTGCTGTGGACCAATAGGAAACCATCGTCAGAGCCTGTCCTCACTGCTATCACTAAACATGACCTGTAA
- the si:dkey-9i23.8 gene encoding visual pigment-like receptor peropsin isoform X2 — protein sequence MSEWFNGTVFMERPWPEAEKWMLVAVLGLEMVMGVVGNCLVLLVKVMCRGQFCCRYSLPFISLTLSDLGCSLLIISGSLLAMLTEGQRSPWCEVVSLLKFAFITSSIGSIAVLCVQRLMGVASRGNALFVVMVTACLASWVTGVVFGSVPVFYAWIKYDPAEMLCAVFWESSYSDMLVYILCALTVCIFPPFLVIFFCSLLSATGCRSSCNSDDDEADLSAVTPLLVASYMLCYTPFVVSELILLGRMDLSPAPYWLRTLSSVMSYLDCGLNPLIYCSHQDFREAGLALLWTNRKPSSEPVLTAITKHDL from the exons TGAGTGAGTGGTTTAATGGGACTGTGTTCATGGAACGCCCGTGGCCAGAGGCAGAAAAGTGGATGCTGGTGGCTGTGCTGGGACTGGAGATGGTCATGGGAGTGGTGGGAAACTGTCTTGTTCTGCTGGTCAAAGTCATG tgcaggGGTCAGTTCTGCTGTCGTTATTCGCTTCCTTTCATCAGTCTCACCTTGTCAGATTTAG GCTGCTCCCTCCTCATCATCTCCGGCTCCCTGTTGGCCATGCTGacagaaggtcagaggtcaccgtGGTGTGAAGTCGTCAGCCTGCTGAAGTTTGCCTTCATCACCTCCTCTATAGGGAGCATAG cTGTGCTCTGTGTGCAGCGGCTGATGGGCGTGGCATCCAGAGGAAATGCTCtctttgttgtcatggtgacagcGTGCTTGGCTTCTTGGGTGACAGGGGTGGTGTTTGGGAGTGTCCCTGTTTTCTATGCCTGGATCAA GTATGACCCTGCAGAGATGCTGTGTGCTGTCTTCTGGGAAAGCAGCTACTCAGACATGTTGGTCTACATACTCTGTGCTTTAACTGTCTGTATCTTCCCTCCCTTCCTGGTCATCTTCTTCTGCTCTCTACTGAGTGCCACCGGCTGCCGATCGAGCTGCAACAG tgatgatgatgaagcagATCTGTCTGCAGTCACTCCTCTGCTGGTGGCCTCCTACATGCTCTGCTACACTCCCTTTGTTGTGTCTGAG CTGATCCTACTGGGCAGGATGGACCTGTCACCGGCACCTTATTGGTTAAGGACACTGTCATCAGTGATGTCATACCTGGACTGTGGTCTGAATCCTCTAATCTACTGCTCCCATCAGGACTTCCGGGAGGCGGGCCTGGCCCTGCTGTGGACCAATAGGAAACCATCGTCAGAGCCTGTCCTCACTGCTATCACTAAACATGACCTGTAA
- the tmem187 gene encoding transmembrane protein 187, which produces MKSALLHVLAPFLLCAALANTSLFADVDVDLSYEHYAEKRVDYLPGFLAMPCNCLVNVAYIYMGLYWLLWHRGVKETEQSRYMREVFAFMAVFYGHVQWTRLAVLRRAPAVLDQWFTLPIFAWVPVWIRFIERGPAKWRASHAAALELFSILSYGLALAHERGFEVALGCHVALAVYMGVRVQLRLGDGRTRGYLLLAVLSCAGFVVLKLLDHRLARHRLFQRLTGHFWSKVCDVLQFHFSFCFLTTLPQRAQRE; this is translated from the coding sequence ATGAAGTCGGCGCTGCTTCACGTGTTGGCGCCTTTTCTACTCTGTGCCGCCTTGGCGAACACCAGCCTGTTCGCCGATGTCGACGTGGACTTGTCTTATGAGCATTATGCAGAGAAACGGGTTGATTATCTGCCCGGTTTCCTGGCGATGCCCTGTAACTGTCTGGTTAACGTGGCTTATATCTACATGGGACTGTACTGGCTGCTGTGGCACAGAGGCGTCAAAGAAACAGAACAGAGCCGGTACATGAGAGAAGTGTTCGCCTTCATGGCTGTCTTTTACGGACATGTGCAGTGGACGCGCTTGGCGGTGCTACGGCGCGCTCCCGCCGTGCTCGACCAGTGGTTCACCTTGCCGATCTTCGCGTGGGTTCCTGTGTGGATCCGCTTCATAGAGCGCGGACCGGCGAAGTGGCGCGCGTCGCACGCGGCAGCGCTCGAGCTGTTCTCTATCCTCAGCTACGGCCTGGCGCTGGCGCACGAGCGGGGGTTCGAAGTGGCGCTGGGCTGTCACGTCGCCCTTGCGGTGTACATGGGAGTTCGCGTGCAGCTGCGGCTCGGGGACGGTCGCACGCGGGGATATCTGCTGCTGGCGGTGCTGTCATGTGCGGGGTTCGTGGTGCTAAAGCTGCTGGATCACCGGCTCGCTCGGCACCGGCTCTTCCAGCGGCTCACCGGACACTTCTGGTCCAAAGTGTGCGATGTGCTCCAGTTCCACTTCAGCTTCTGTTTCCTGACCACGCTGCCACAGAGGGCGCAGCGGGAGTGA